From the genome of Nicotiana sylvestris chromosome 2, ASM39365v2, whole genome shotgun sequence, one region includes:
- the LOC138886081 gene encoding uncharacterized protein, with protein MISPYLGKANIVFDALSRKAERMGSLAYLPVTRRPLAMDVQALANRFARLDVLQPSQVLPYVLAQSSLLEHIKAHQFDDPNLLVLKDTALQDGAKEVMIGDDGVMRLQGWICVPNVDGLRELILEEAHSSHYSIHQGVTIMYCDLKKHYWWQRMKKDIVAYVS; from the coding sequence atgatatcaccatatttgGGGAAGGCCAATATTGTGttcgatgcattgagtaggaaggcagagagaatgggtagtttggcatatttacctGTTACTAGGAGGCCATTAGCCATGGATGTCCAAGCTTTGGCCAACAGGTTTGCTAGATTGGATGTTTTGCAGCCAAGCCAAGTTCTTCCTTATGTGCTAGCACAATCTTCATTGTTGGAGCATATCAAGGCTCACCAGTTTGATGATCCCAACTTGTTGGTGTTGAAGGATACGGCACTGCAGGATGGTGCTAAGGAGGTTAtgattggtgatgatggtgttaTGCGGCTTCAAGGCTGGATTTGTGTTCCAAATGTTGATGGGTTGAGAGAGTTGATCCTTGAAGAGGCTCACAGTTCACACTATTCCATTCACCAAGGTGTCACGATTATGTACTGTGACTTAAAAAAACACTATTGGTGgcaaagaatgaagaaagacatcgttgcttATGTATcttag